The DNA region CCCGGCGGAGTCGATCCCCTTGGCGGTGCTGGAGGCCCTGCCCGAGCCGAGCATGCTCACCGATGCCGGTCGGGACGCCGCCGTCACGGCCGACGCCGTAGCCGCCCAGCTCGCCGCCGACGGGGTGGGCGACCCGGCCGCGATCGACGAGGCGGTCACCGCGCTGCGGGTGGCCATCTCCGAGACCCCCCGCCGGTCCACGGTCAACCGGGCCCTGACCTCGGCCGCCGCCGAGACCATCCGGCAGACGGTCGCCAGTGTGCGGGCCTGTGACGCCGGCTGCGAGGCGCTGGTCGGGGCACTGCACGCTCGTACCAGCGGCCCGGCCCAGGCCACCAGCCCGACCCAGGCCACCGGCCGTCGGGCCGCCGCCCGGCGCGGCGAGCCGGTCGGGGAACTGGCCACCGCCGCCAGCGCAGCCGGCCTGCGTGCCGTACGCCCCACCGGCCCGGAGCCGGCCGGCGGACGCCGCGCCCGGCCCGAGCCCGTGTCGGGCAACGTCGCACCGCCGGCACCCCGGCCGACGGGTCCGCCGCCGGTGGCACCGGCCCCGGTCACCCCGCCGCCGGTCGCACCGCCGCCGGTCACCCCGGCCCCGATCGCGCCAGCCGCGGTAGCCGGACCTCCCGTCTCGGCGCCGCCCGCGCGTCCCGAGTCCGCCGGATCCCGGGTCGAGGGGCCCTCGAACCGGCCGATCTCCACCCCACCCCCGCCGCCCGGGATCACTCCGATCGCGCCGGCGCCACGCGGCTCGATCCCGCCCGCCGAGGCCGGCGAGCCGTTCCGGCCGACCCTGACCACCGCGGCGATCAACAGCGCCCGGGCGGAACGGCAACGCACCGTCATCCCGCCTCGGCCGAAGACCAACGCGGCCCCGCCGGCCCCGACGCCGGGATTCAGCCCCACCGACCTCAACGTGCCGGTGCCGACGCCCCGTCCTGGGCAGGAGCCGCCGGCCGCACCCGGGTCGCGCGCCAACTGGCCGTTGGTCAACAACCCGGAGAACCCCACCGACACCCCGGCCCGCAATCCCGGCGGGTACGACGACCGCAACCGGGACGTCGGCGCCGAGGCCGGGCCGGAACTGACCCCGGAACGCCGGGTGACCCCACCCTGGCTCGCCGACGACCTGCCGCCGGAGCCTCCGGTGCTGCGGCTCGTCGAGCCGCCGCCGCTGGCCGACCGCGCCTTGCGTAACCCGGAAGAGTCCTCCCTGGAGAACCCGCCGCTGCGGCTGGTGGACCGGGCCAGGGAGGAGCAGCGCGGGCACCTGGCCGAACGGCTTGACTCGCCGCCACTGCCGTCGCGCCGGCCGGCCCCGCCGATCGAGCACCGGCCCTCGCCGATCTCCGACGAGGGCGACGGTGACCTGCTGATCTTCGCGCAGGCCAAGTCGGCCTGGTTCGTCGGGCACGGCGAGGACGCCGATCTGAACTGGTCGAGCAAGGCCGACACCGGCTGGCAGGCCGCCGAGCAGGCCGCCCGCCCGGCGGTGGGTGCCGCGACGGACGCCGGTCTGCCCAAGCGCGTACCGCAGGCCAACCTGGTGCCCGGCTCCCCGCTGCGCGAGGAGCGTCCACTGCGGATCGTGCGGGACGCGGCCAGCCTGGCCGAGAACACCACCGGCTACTTCCGTGGCTGGCGTCGGGGCCAGGAGATCGGCGGGTTCGCCGTCGGTGGGCGGCCGGGCCGGGAAGCGGCCGGGGGTTGGGACTTCAGCCGGGACACCGGCGACCGCGACGACGATCGGGAGTACGAGTACCGCTCCGCCGGCTACCGTTCCTGACCGCCTCGGTTCCTGGTCCCGCCTCGGTCCCTGACCAGTAGGTGATCCCGCCCGGCCCGCCGTTGGAGGGCGTACCCGGGCCTGCCACACCCGCCGGAGGATTCACGCGGGCCGCCACAGTGGCCGGAGCCGTCCGAACCGGCGACAGTGATGGTTCTTCCTCCGCCCGGGCCCTCCGCGCTCTCAGATGGACGCTCACCGGGTCGACATGACCGGGTGGCCGGAGCGGGGCGGCTCAGGCCCGGATTCGGCTGCGCACAGCAACCAGCGCCCGGTGTCGGCCGGAGCCGTCACCGGGCGCTGCGAAGCGAGGTGTCAGGCCGGGGCCACGGCCCGCGAGCGGCGCATGGTGAGCACGTACTCGACGAGGGAGATCAGCACGTGCTTCGTCGACTCCCGGTTCCGGGCGTCACAGGCCACGACCGGTACATCGTTGGAGATCGCGAGAGCCTCGCGGACATCCTGGGGGTCGTGGTACTGCATTCCGTCGAAACAGTTGATGGCCACCAGGTAGGGCAGCCGCCGATGCTCGAAGAAGTCGATCGCCGCGAAGCAGTCGGCCAGCCGCCGGGTGTCCACCAGGACCACCGCGCCGATCGCGCCCCGGACCAGCTCATCCCACATGAACCAGAAGCGGGTCTGACCCGGCGTACCGAACAGGTACAGGATCAGGTCACGATCGATCGAGATACGGCCGAAGTCCATGGCCACCGTGGTGGTCGTCTTCCCCGGCACCTGCCGGGTGTCGTCGACGCCCACCCCGGCGGAAGTCATGATGGCCTCGGTGGTCAGCGGCGTGATCTCCGAGACCGAACCGACCAGCGTCGTCTTGCCGACGCCGAATCCGCCGGCGATAACGATCTTCGCCGACGTCACGCGCCCGCTCGGGACCGGCGGCCGGTGCGACATGTCAGAGCCTGCGAAGTCCACTCAGCACCCTCTCCAGCAGTTCAGTGCCCACCGCGTCGTCCGAGTCGTCCAGGATGGTCGGCTCGTGGACCGCGACCAGGCCGTCCGTCGCCATGTCGGCGATGAGCACCCGGGCCACCCCGAGCGGAAGCTGCATCCGCGCCGCGATCTCGGCGAGCGACTGCACGCGTCCGTCACACAGCGCGGCGATGTACTGGTGTTCACGGCCTTGACCAGCGTTGCCAGTGGCAACGGCCCGACCGCGCACCGTCGTCTCGACCAACGCCTCCAAGGCGATGTCGAGGCGGGGACGGGTACGACCGCGGGTAACGGCGTAGGGACGGACCAACGCACCGGTCGGCTCGTCACGATCCATGTCGCCGCTCACCTCCTTCGTACCCGGCACCGGAAACCACCGGTGCTACCCGTCGTATGCAGTGTTGTCGCCCCGCCCGCCCCACCGGCTGGCGTGACGATCAGCCCATCATCCCCACAGCCGTACGCGGCTGCGGGGTCAGGGC from Micromonospora sp. NBC_01739 includes:
- a CDS encoding DUF742 domain-containing protein, with the protein product MDRDEPTGALVRPYAVTRGRTRPRLDIALEALVETTVRGRAVATGNAGQGREHQYIAALCDGRVQSLAEIAARMQLPLGVARVLIADMATDGLVAVHEPTILDDSDDAVGTELLERVLSGLRRL
- a CDS encoding transposase — translated: MSREEDDAVALVRVYCGLASADPADRPASAGSTLTSAVVDDAGRLLHVCEVGDDPAGYARLVTLLVDRSGGPSGAAIAADTDDHTVTSLLSAAGRPLAIADDDSVDDFAERFADDDSIEEMQSPPAVRRAVGLARALQAGALSAVTLPAPRDLAGYKQILSAHAALTSGRHSAAVALREVLRELYPAALRAFPDPAESIPLAVLEALPEPSMLTDAGRDAAVTADAVAAQLAADGVGDPAAIDEAVTALRVAISETPRRSTVNRALTSAAAETIRQTVASVRACDAGCEALVGALHARTSGPAQATSPTQATGRRAAARRGEPVGELATAASAAGLRAVRPTGPEPAGGRRARPEPVSGNVAPPAPRPTGPPPVAPAPVTPPPVAPPPVTPAPIAPAAVAGPPVSAPPARPESAGSRVEGPSNRPISTPPPPPGITPIAPAPRGSIPPAEAGEPFRPTLTTAAINSARAERQRTVIPPRPKTNAAPPAPTPGFSPTDLNVPVPTPRPGQEPPAAPGSRANWPLVNNPENPTDTPARNPGGYDDRNRDVGAEAGPELTPERRVTPPWLADDLPPEPPVLRLVEPPPLADRALRNPEESSLENPPLRLVDRAREEQRGHLAERLDSPPLPSRRPAPPIEHRPSPISDEGDGDLLIFAQAKSAWFVGHGEDADLNWSSKADTGWQAAEQAARPAVGAATDAGLPKRVPQANLVPGSPLREERPLRIVRDAASLAENTTGYFRGWRRGQEIGGFAVGGRPGREAAGGWDFSRDTGDRDDDREYEYRSAGYRS
- a CDS encoding GTP-binding protein; this translates as MSHRPPVPSGRVTSAKIVIAGGFGVGKTTLVGSVSEITPLTTEAIMTSAGVGVDDTRQVPGKTTTTVAMDFGRISIDRDLILYLFGTPGQTRFWFMWDELVRGAIGAVVLVDTRRLADCFAAIDFFEHRRLPYLVAINCFDGMQYHDPQDVREALAISNDVPVVACDARNRESTKHVLISLVEYVLTMRRSRAVAPA